In the genome of Vicia villosa cultivar HV-30 ecotype Madison, WI linkage group LG7, Vvil1.0, whole genome shotgun sequence, one region contains:
- the LOC131618563 gene encoding probable beta-1,3-galactosyltransferase 8, whose protein sequence is MEFSPRAQFKFKVQPSQRKLIYWYYIVSLCQGPLCVIKKMRGKPASAKTILFLCIACFLAGTLFTGQMWTSPSSNHESTALSIRHDGGHKRKIIEGGSGDVIEEVTKTRQAIKSLDKAISTLGMELTASKTTSQIGGQHLKQQHGSNHSIQKAFVVIGINTAFSSKKRRDSIRETWLPNGDKLKELEKEKGIVVRFMIGHSTTPGSILDKSIDEEEAEHNDFLRLDHVEGYLELSSKTRLFFSTVTSMWDADFYVKIDDDIHLNLGRLVTTLAKYRSTPRVYIGCMKSGPVLYQKGVKYHEAEYWKFGEEGNKYFRHATGQLYAISRDLADYISNNWPILHRYANEDVSLGAWLLGLEVEHVDERSMCCATPPDCEWKARAGNMCVASYDWKCSGICKSVERMKDVHKACGEGDGAVWNVEI, encoded by the exons ATGGAATTCTCACCTAGGGCCCAATTTAAATTCAAGGTGCAACCTTCACAAAGGAAACTCATCTATTGGTATTACATAGTCTCTTTGTGTCAAGGGCCACTTTGTGTGATCAAAAAGATGAGAGGAAAGCCAGCTTCTGCAAAAACCATTTTATTCCTATGCATTGCTTGCTTTCTTGCTGGAACACTCTTCACTGGTCAAATGTGGACTAGCCCCTCCTCCAACCACGAAAGCACCGCGCTATCGATCAGACATGACGGTGGTCACAAACGA aaaataatTGAAGGTGGTTCCGGGGATGTGATTGAGGAAGTCACAAAGACTCGTCAAGCTATCaa GTCTTTGGACAAGGCAATTTCAACATTAGGAATGGAATTGACAGCATCTAAGACAACAAGCCAAATTGGTGGACAACACCTGAAACAACAACATGGTTCTAACCATAGTATCCAGAAAGCTTTTGTGGTGATTGGCATTAACACTGCCTTTAGCAGCAAGAAACGAAGAGACTCGATCCGCGAAACATGGCTGCCTAATG GAGATAAGCTAAAGGAACTAGAGAAAGAGAAGGGGATTGTTGTGAGGTTCATGATTGGACATAGCACAACACCAGGAAGCATTCTTGATAAATCAATTGATGAAGAAGAAGCAGAACACAATGATTTTCTTAGGTTAGACCATGTTGAGGGCTACCTTGAATTATCATCCAAGACAAGACTGTTCTTTTCAACAGTTACTTCCATGTGGGATGCTGATTTCTATGTCAAGATTGATGATGACATACATTTAAATCTTG GTAGGTTGGTGACTACACTTGCGAAGTATCGGTCAACACCCCGCGTCTATATTGGTTGCATGAAATCCGGTCCAGTTCTATATCAAAA AGGGGTAAAGTATCATGAGGCTGAGTATTGGAAATTTGGAGAAGAAGGAAACAAATATTTTAGGCATGCCACAGGACAATTATATGCCATTTCTAGGGATCTTGCAGACTATATATCCAACAATTG GCCCATATTGCATAGATATGCAAATGAAGATGTGTCTCTAGGAGCATGGTTATTGGGCTTAGAAGTTGAACATGTTGATGAACGTTCCATGTGTTGTGCCACACCCCCAG ATTGTGAATGGAAGGCAAGGGCAGGAAACATGTGTGTGGCTTCTTATGATTGGAAATGCAGTGGCATATGCAAATCTGTGGAGAGAATGAAAGATGTTCACAAAGCTTGTGGGGAAGGAGATGGAGCTGTTTGGAATGTTGAAATCTAA